The window GTCGAGGACGTCGACGACGAGTGCGCGGTGTACCGGCGCTGGTGGGCGGAGCACCGCGTGGACGGGGTGCTGGTCGTCGACCCCCGGACGGACGACGCGCGCCCGGACCTGCTGGACGAACTGGGACTGCCCGCCGTCGTCATCGGCGGTGCGCCGGACGCGCGGCACCCGGGTCTGTCCACCGTCTGGGCTGACGACGCGGGCGCGATGGCCGCCGTCGTGGACGAGCTGTCCGCGCTGGGGCACCGACGGATCGTGCACATCGCGGGCCTGCCGGGCCTCGCGCACACCGAGCGCCGGATCCGTACGCTGCGTGCCGAGGCCGAGCGGCGCGGGCTCGCGGAGGTGCGCTCGGTGACCACGGACTACTCGGACGCGGAGGGGGCCGCCGTCACGCGGCGGGTTCTGGGGGGCGGGGTTCTGCGGGGCGCTGTTCAGGAGGGTGGCACTGTGGAGGGCAGCCTTGCGGAGGGCGGTTCGCCGCCGACCGCGCTGATCTATGACAACGACGTGATGGCCGTCGCCGGGGTCGCCGCGGCGACGGAGCTGGGCTTCTCGGTGCCGGGTGACGTCTCGGTCGTCGCCTGGGAGGACTCGGCGCTGTGCCGCATGGTCAAGCCGTGGCTGTCGGCGCTGTCGCGGGACACGGTGGAGTTCGGCCGGACGGCCGCGAAGGAGTTGACCTCGCTGCTGGACGGGGGGCCTGCGCGGGCCGTGCGGGTGCCTGTGCCGCGGTTGATTTCCCGGGAGAGTACGGGGCCCTGCGGGGCTTGAACGGGAGGGTGTTGGGGGTGGTCGTCGCTGTACGGCGGCCACCCCCTGTTTGTTGGGGCGGTGGGGCTGTGTTGCGGCGGCGGGTGTTGTGGCTGGTCGCGCAGTTCCCCGCGCCACTGAAAAGGCGCGCCCTGCTGAACGAGCGCGCCCTGGACTGGGGAAATCAGGTTCGCGAGCGGTACAGGGCAAACTGGGCCAGGTGCGGCCGTTGGCGTGACTGTGTCACTCGTACACGCCAGTGCCTTGCCCGTACGGGAGTCGGCAGGAGCAGGATGCGGCTCGCGCCGAGCGTGCCCGACCCTGCGACGCGCTTCCAGGCTCCCCCGGTGTGGGCCTCGACCACGAAGCCCTCCACCTGTTGCCCGTGGCGGATGTCCTCCGCGAGGCGGATCCGGTTCACTTCACGGGTTCGGCCCAGGTCGACCGTGATCGTGCCCGGGGAGGTGGTGACCCGGGCGCCGCGGGCCAGGTCCTCCGGCAGTTCGTTGTCGATTCGTTCGCGGAACTCTCGTAGGCGGGTGACGTCGGCGGCCGGGAGGAGGCCCTGCTTGTCCGGTGGGATGTTGAGCAGGAGTACCGCGTTGCGGCCCACCGAGCCGAAGTAGATGTCCGTCAACTGCTGTACGGACTTGGGCTGTTGGTCGGCGTGGTAGAACCAGCCGTCCCGGATGGAGACATCGGCCTCGGCCGGCCACCACTGGAGGTAGTCGGCCACGGGCTGCGCGGCGACCAGGGCGTCCCGGCCGCCCATGTCGGGTGCGTCGTACGAGAGCGCGAAGTCCATGCGCCCGTTGTCCTTCTCCTGGACGGGGACGACGCTCCACTCGTTCTCGCGGGCGAACCCGCCCTCGTTGCCGACCCAGCGCACGTCGGGTCCGGACACGGCGACCGTGGCGTCCGGGACGAGCGTCCGGATCAGCGTGTACCAGCTGTCCCAGTCGTACTTCTCGACCTTGTCCGGCGGGATACGGCCCTGGGCGCCGTCGAACCAGACCTCGTCGACGGGCCCGTACTCGGTGAGGACCTCGTAGAGCTGGTCGAGCATATGGGCGCCGTAGTCGGTGGCCGGGAGCGTGAAGGTGGGTCCGTCCGGGCGGTCGTCGCCCGGGACACGGGTGGGGATGGTGCGCTCGGAGCGGGCACTGCCATTGGCGTACACGCCGTGCAGGTACTGGTTCTCGTCGGCCGGGGAGATGTAGACACCGACCTTGAGACCGTGGCGCCGCATCGAGTCGGCGAACGAGCGCAGGACGTCGCCCTGTCCGCCCTGCCAACTGCTCGACGCCACCGAGTGGTTGGTGTAGCGGGACTGGTAGAGCACGAAGCCGTCGTGGTGCTTGACGGTGAGGATGGCGAGCTTGAAGCCGCCGTCGCGCAGGGCACGGGCCCACTGGTCGGTGTCGAGGCCGACCGGTTGGAAGAGGTCGGGGTCCTCGTCCCCCATGCCCCATTCGAGACCGGTGAAGGTGTTCACGCCGAAGTGCAGGAAGGCGGTGCGTTCGAGGGCCTGCCAGGCGATCTGCCGTTCCGTGGGCCGGACTTGGGACGCCTTGCGGACCAGTTCCTCCGGGGTGTCGTCGGGGCTGACGGGGATTCGGTACCACGGTTCTTCGGCCGAGGCGGAGGCCGAAGCGGAAGCCGTGGAAGCGGATGCCGAGGACGCCAGGGCCAGGGACGTACCGCTCGACGCCACGAGCGAGGCGGCGGCCGTGACGAAGAGACGTCTGGAGACTGCCATGCGGGTCGGACTCCTCAGGTCAGGGGGCAACGGGGCTGCGGGCTACAGCTCTGTCGGTCACCCGGCGGTCAACTGCCATACGGCGGGGCGCTGTTGGTCCGGCGGGTACTGCACGAGGCGACCGTCGTCGGTCACGTGCACGGCCATCTGTGTGATCGCGTTGACGAGCCGGTAGCCGTCCTGTGCGGGCGCCAACTGCCAGCGCTGGAGGGTGTTCCCGGTTGCGCAGGTCTGCCGGGACACCTCGACACCGGGCTGGAGCGGCACATTGAGGGTGAGCTTGCCGCCACGCACTTCGAGACATCCGTTCGCGGTCCTCAAGGTCACGTAACCGTCCGGGGTGCGCTTCACCTCGGCCGTCACGGTCGCGGTCCCCGCGCGGAAGGTGTACGTCCCGTCCGCGACCGGCACACGGGTGAGGTACCGCCATCCGGGCGCGTGGCCCACGGCTGCCGCGCGGGCGGTGAACTGCGCGTACGTGGCGTCCGGGTGGGGGGTGCCCCAGGTGGCCTGCGCGATGTGCCGCAGTGCCGGATCCGTGTCGACCGCGACCTCGTTCTCGGTCTCGCCGCGCCCGTTGTCGGGCCAGAGACTGATCTTCGCCCCGGTGATGCCCTCGCGCGAGGCGAGCTTCTCGCCCTCGAAGCTGCGCGGGTCCCAACTCTGGTCGTACAGGCCCTTGGTGTCCGAGTGGAAGCCGCCACGCACGAGATAGAGGGCGTACGCCGCGTTCATCAACGGATAGCCCTGCGCCCGGAGTTGGCTGGGCTTCGTCGCCACGTTCAGCCAGTGCTCGACCGTCGTCCCGGCCGTGACGGGCACGGTGTTGGCTCCGGTGAGGCCGTCGTTCCAGATGCGCAGCTTCTTGCCCTTGCCCGCCGCGTAGCTGTGGACGCGGTTGACGAAGTCGATGAACGCGTCCTGGGGCGTGGCGTTCGCGCCGTACTTCGCCCTGGCGTACTCCAGGACCTGCGGGTACTTGGCGAAGTCGGAGCCGAGCATGTACTCGTCGGCGCCCATGTGCCACGAGTCGGCCTTGAAGACCTCCGCGTACTCGTCCATCAGGCTCGTGTAGTAGGCGAAGGCCTCGGGGCGCGTGATGTCGAGCCGGGAAGGCTGCTTGTTGCCGTCGGAGTCGGTGAGCTGGAGATCCGGGCGGTTCTCGATCCACGGGTCCATGTGCCCAGGGGAGTTGATCTCCGGGATGATCGTGACGTGGTACTTCTCGCCGAGGGCGACGAGGCGTCGCATCTCGTCCTTGGTGTAGTAGCCCCAGGTGTTGGCCTCGGGGTGCGCGTCGCTCTTCACCTTCAGTTCGAGGAGCAGCTGGTTGAGCTTGTTGTACGCCATGTCGCGTACGAGGTTCTCCAGCCAGTCCGTCGTGATGTGGATGTAGCAGGCGCAGACGCCGACGCCGCGCTCCTCGTACTGCGGCACGTCGACCGTGCGCCCGGCGGGCAACCGGTCGCCCTGGGCGAGGAGTTGGAGGATGGTCCGGGTGCCGTAGAAGGCGCCGGTCTCGGTGGCGCCCGTCACCGACAGGCGTTTGCCCGCGCGGAGTTCGTACCCCTCCTCGCCGAGCCCCGCCTTACCGAGCCCCTCCTTGTCGAGCGCGGCCCGCTTCGGCGCGACATCGACAACGATGTCTCCCGTACGCGCTCCCCCGCTGACCACAGGGACGCTTCCATGGCCTGCCGCGCGCAGGTCGTCGGCGAGGGTGTCGGCGACACGGCGCTCGGCCCTACCGTCCGCGACGAGACGTGTGCCGCGCCCGTAGACGTACTGTCCGGATTCCGGCACCCAGTCGGACAACGCGGGGACGGTGACAGGGGTCGCCGGGCCGGCCTCCTCGGCCCCTCCGGCCGCCTGGGCCGCCGGGACCGGGGCCGCGAGCAGCAGCAGCGCCGCCACCACGCCGACCAGCCGGGACCGTCTTGGATACGTACTCCTGGCATCCGTGCGCACGGGCACCTCCCAATCATCGGAGGTGTGATGATTGAGCCGGCTTCAGGGCCTGTCAATGGGGTCTGAAGTCAGCCAAGTTGACCCAGTGGTCGGATGACCTGCCACTCCACGCGAACGACGGACCGAGCTCGGCGCGAAAAGTCCAAGAGGACCGGAGCGAATGTCCAAGCGCGGTGGCTCTCGACGGGATGCCCCACGCCGGGGCACAGTGCTCCTCGTACTAGCTCGTACTCACCGGTAATCACACGCCCCCGAGGAGCCATCGTGACCAGCTGGGCCGGCCGGACCGCCGCCGAGATCGCCGCCGCCGTACGGGAGAAGCGGGTCACCCCTCGCGAGGTGGTGGCCGAGCACCTCGCCCGGATCGAGCTGCTCGACGCCCGCGTGGGTGCCTTCCGCACGCTGCGCGCGACGGCGGCGCTCGCCGAGGCGGACGAGGTGGCGGCCCGCGCCGACCTGGCCGAACTCCCCCTCGCGGGCGTGCCGGTGGCGGTCAAGGACAATCTGGCCGTACGCGGCGAGTCCACCCGCAACGGCACCGCCGCGAGCCCGGACGCTCCGGCCGACGAGGACCATGTCACCGTGGCGCGGCTGCGGGCGGCGGGTGCGGTCGTGGTGGGGCTCACGAATTGCCCTGAACTCTGCGTCTTCGGCACCACCGAGGGCGTGTACGGCACGGCCCGCAATCCGTGGGACACCACGCGCACGGCGGGCGGCTCGTCCGGCGGCAGCGCTGCCGCGGTCGCCGCCGGCATGGTGCCCATCGCGCTCGGCAACGACGGCATGGGGTCACTGCGCATACCCGCCGCCAACTGCGGGCTGATCGGTCTGAAGCCGGGGCATGGTGTCGTCCCGGCGGGCATCGGCCATGGTGACTGGTTCGGGATGTCAGAGAACGGGCCGCTGGCGACGACGGTCGAGGACGCGCGACTGATGTTCTCGGTCCTGGCCGGAACGAGAGCCGAGACGGGGGCTGGGACAGAAGGCGCGGCGGGGGTCGGGCCCGAGGCCGCGACCGGCGGCGTACGGGCCGGGGAATCCGTCACCCGGACGGTCGCCGTCTCCGTGCGGAGTCCGCTGGTGGGGGTTACCGTCAGCCGGCCCTACGCCGACGCGGCCCGTGAGGCGGGCGAGTTGCTGGCGGGTGCGGGGCATCGGGTCCGGCGGGCGGATCCGCCGTATCCCGTGTGGCTGGGGACGACCTCGCTCGCGCACTGGACCGCGGGGACGGCGGTGGATGCGGAGGGGCTCGATCCGCGGCGGTTGGCTCGGCGGACCCGGGTGCACGCGGCCTTGGGGCGGCGGTTTGTGGGGTCTGTGCGGGGTGGGGTGCGGCGGGAGCAGTTGCGGGAGCGGTTCGAGCCGTTCTTCGCGGAGCACGAGGTGTTGCTGACGCCCGCCCTTGCTCGGCGGGGGCCCGCTGCGGCGGAGTGGCACCGGCGGGGGTGGCTGCGGAATGTGTTGGTCAACACGAATTATTCGCCGTTGACGCCGCCGTGGAATCTGACGGGGTGGCCGGCTGTGGCTGTGCCGTTCGGGACGCTGGCGTCGGGGGTGCCGGGTGCTGTCCAGCTGGTGGGGCGGCCCGGTAGTGAGGCGGTGTTGCTGGAGTTGGCGGGGCAGTTGGAGGAGCTACGGCCTTGGAGGCGGACGGCTCCGCTGGGGGGTGCGGGGGAAGGGTTGTAGGTCGGCTGCGGGTTGGCTGTGGCTGGTCGCGCGGTTCCCCGCGCCCCTGAACAACCGCGGTTGCCGTTGACCTGGATGAGAACGCCGCTGCCTACTGCCCTGAAGACGGCAGTAGCTCTCGTTCCTGGCCCGTCAGAGAGCCCGGTGCATGACGTGCAGGCCCACCCTGCCTCGGGTCGGGTGGTCGTAGGCGTCCGGGATCGTGCCAACGATGGTGAAGCCCAGGGAGAGCCAGAGGTTGAGCGCGGGGTTGGTTTCGACTACCGCGTTGAAGACCATCGCTCGGTAGCCGTCGGCCTTGGCCGAGTCCAGGATGTGGTTGGCCAGGGCGCGGCCGATGCCTCGGCCCGAGTGGGCGGGGTCGACCATGAAGCCGGCGTTGGCGATGTGGGAGGCGGGGCCGCCGTAGTTGGGGGTGACGTAGGCGGAGCCGACCACCGCTCCGGTGGCGTCCTCGGCGACGTACACGCGCTTGCCCTGGGCCATCCACAGGGCGCGGGCGTCCTCCTCGGACGTGTCCGGGTCCCACGCGTAGGTCTCGGCGGCGGCGACGATCCGGTGCCAGAAAGGCCAGATCCGCGGCCAGTCACCGGCCGCGGCTTCTCTGATCAGCATGGACGTGAGTCTGGCACGCCCATGCCGATCAGCGATCGTGCGGGTCCTGCGGTGGACCTGGGCGGTCAGTCCACGCTGGGCAGGATGTGGGGCTCGGCGAGGTCGTCCTCGTAGCCCGCCAGGCGGATGGGTGCGGACCTGGCCCAGACGTCGAGGCTGCCGAGCTTCTCGGCCCGGCCTGCGTGCTCCGTACGTTCCTTGGGACCCTGATCGAGATTCGTCTTCTCCGGTGTCACCGCGCACTCCTTTTGTGTCGGTCACCCTCGGGGCGTGCAGGACCACTCTGCTACTGGTCGCCTGACGCCCGCTCGGGTCTGAGTAGAGGCAGTTCGGACGCGGTGGCGCCAGTCAACTCATATGAGAGCAGGCCGTGGTGACCGGCTTGTCCCGGGACGGACCGTGGGTGTGGGTGGGACCCAAATAAGCTGTCCGTCCCGTACAGGGTAACCAAATGAGCGGACGTCCGCTCGATGGGGCTGAAAACAAGGTGTAACCGTCTGAAGTCTTTCAGGGTCCGTTCAGGCCTCGGTCGGGCGTGTTTCACTCGGTTGTCCACAGGCTCGGATCCACTCGACCGGCCCTGTGCCAACATGATCAACGCCCCATTGTCCACGCGAAGGAGCCCGACATGGCCGCCCAGCAGGTACGCGGTGTCATCGCCCCCGGTAAGAACGAACCGGTGGAGATCCGGACGATTCTCATCCCGGACCCGGGTCCCGGCGAGGCCGTCGTGAAGGTGCAGGCCTGCGGGGTCTGTCACACCGACCTGCACTACAAGCAGGGCGGCATCAGCGACGACTACCCGTTCCTTCTCGGCCACGAGGCGGCCGGTGTGGTGGAGGCGGTCGGCGAGGGCGTCACCGACGTGGCGCCCGGCGACTTCGTCGTCCTCAACTGGCGTGCGGTGTGCGGCCAGTGCCGCGCCTGTCTGCGCGGCCGCCCCTGGTACTGCTTCAACACGCACAACGCCAAGCAGAAGATGACCCTGGAGGACGGCACGGAGCTCTCCCCCGCCCTGGGCATCGGCGCCTTCGCCGAGAAGACCCTGGTCGCGGCCGGCCAGTGCACCAAGGTCGACCCGTCGGTGTCCCCCGCGGTCGCGGGCCTCCTCGGCTGCGGTGTGATGGCGGGCATCGGCGCCGCCATCAACACGGGCAACGTGGGCCGTGGCGACTCGGTGGCCGTCATCGGCTGCGGCGGCGTCGGGGACGCGGCGATCGCCGGCGCCAACCTGGCCGGTGCCGCGCGGATCATCGCCGTCGACATCGACGACCGGAAGCTGGAGAAGGCCCGCACGATGGGCGCCACCCACACGGTCAACTCCAAGGAGACGGACCCCGTCGAGGCGATCCGCGAGCTGACCGGCGGCTTCGGCGCCGATGTCGTCATCGAGGCGGTCGGCCGCCCCGAGACGTACAAGCAGGCGTTCTACGCCCGGGATCTGGCGGGCACGGTGGTCCTGGTCGGTGTGCCGACACCGGAGATGAAGCTGGAGCTGCCCCTGCTGGACGTCTTCGGCCGCGGCGGCGCCCTCAAGTCGTCCTGGTACGGCGACTGCCTTCCCTCCCGCGACTTCCCGATGCTGATCGACCTCCACCAGCAGGGGCGCCTCGACCTGGCGGCCTTCGTGACGGAGACGATCGAACTGGACGCGGTGGAGCAGGCCTTCGACCGCATGCACCAGGGTGACGTCCTGCGCTCGGTGGTGATGCTGTGATGGCCGCCCGTATCGAGCACCTGGTCACGTCGGGCACGTTCAGCCTGGACGGCGGCACCTGGGACGTCGACAACAACGTCTGGATCGTGGGTGACGACTCCGAGGCGGTGGTCATCGACGCGGCGCACGACGCCGACGCCATCGCCGAGGCGCTTGGCGACCGCACGCTGAGGGCCATCGTCTGCACCCACGCCCACAACGACCACATCGACGCGGCCCCCGCCCTCGCGGCCCGCACCGGCGCTCCGATCCTGCTCCACCCGGACGACCTCCCCCTGTGGAAGCAGACCCACCCGGACCGCCTGCCGGACGGAGAACTCACCGACGGGCAGCAGCTGTCCGTGGCGGGCGTGGAGCTGACCGTCCTGCACACGCCGGGGCACGCGCCGGGCGCCGTCTGTCTGCACGCCCCGGAGCTGGGCACGGTCTTCACCGGGGACACCCTGTTCCAGGGCGGCCCGGGCGCGACGGGCCGGTCGTTCTCCCACTTCCCGACGATCGTCGAGTCGATCCGGACGCGGCTGCTCGCCCTGCCGCCGGAGACGGTGGTCCGTACGGGCCACGGCGACTCGACGACGGTCGGCGCCGAGGCCCCGCATCTGCAGGAGTGGATCGACCGAGGGCACTGAGCCGAGGCCGCCGAGAGACAACACCGCCCGCCCCCGGAACCGTGGCCCGGGGCGGGCGGAGCGCGGCGGGGCGTCCCGGGGGCATTCCACGGCTCGCAGTTCAGTTCCCGTTGGTTCGGTTGAAAGCTGGCCATGATCTGCTGACGCGTGGCAACGCCCTTTCTCGCCCGCAGGGAGGACTGGCGCATGGAGCTGCGCAGTGTCGAAGAGCTGATGGATCTGCTGCACGCCTGCCGAGGGTCCCGGAACACCGCCGGCCACGGCGGCGCTCCGGTCGATCTCCACGACCACGCGCTGCAGACCGCGGCGCTGCTGCGTCGAAGTCGCCCCGCCGACAAGGAACTCCAGGTGGCGGGGCTGGTGCATGTCATCGGGCAGCTGTTGCGACCCGGTGATGTCGCGGGACACGCGGACCACGCGGCCGACACGGTCCGTCCGCTGCTCGGCGAGCGCGTCTCCCGTCTCGTACGCCTCCACAGGGACGGGTGGGAGGACGACCCGGTCATGGAGGACGTCCAGACCCTGCGGCAGGCGGACGAGGCCTCGTGGGCGTCTGGTCTGGACGCGGGGGTCCTGGAGGACTGGCGCACGGTGCTGGAGCTGGTCGCGGCACGTCACGCACGGCCCAGGACCGTCGGCTGACCGCCACGCGCCCACCGCTCGACCACAGCTCAACCGCGCTCCGACGCAGGCCTGTTGACTGACGGTCCGTCATGAGACCGTACGCGGATGACGTCGTCGTACGGACTTCAGGGCAGGGTCGCCGTCGTCACCGGGGCCTCGCGCGGGATCGGGCTGGCCGTCGCCGAGGGGCTGGTGGCGGCGGGGGCACGGGTGTGTGTCACGGGCCGGGGCGCCGAGGACGTGCGCCGGGCCGCCGCCGGGCTGGGCGCCGTGGGGATCGCGGGCACCGTCGCGGACCCCGCGCATCTGCGGGAGCTGGCCGAGCTGGCGATGGACGAGTTCGGCCGTATCGACATCGTGGTGAACAACGCGGCGACCAACCAGCCCTACGGCCCGCTCATGGACGCCGACCCGGAGCTCTGGCGCGAGGCATTCACGGTCAACGTCGAGGCACCGCTGCGGCTGGTCCAGTACGCGTGGCGGGCCTGGATGGCCGACCACGGCGGCTCGGTGATCAACATCTGCACCGAGGGCGCGACGCACGTGGGCCCGAACGTCGGTGCCTACTCCACGACGAAGGCAGCCCTGCTCCACATGACCCGACAACTCGCGGGCGAACTGGCCCCGAGGGTCCGGGTCAACTCCGTCTCCCCCGGTCTCGTCCGCACCGAGATGGCCCGCTTCGTATGGGAACAGGCCGAGAACGACCTCGCGGCCGGCCTCCCCCTGGGCCGCATCGGCGAACCGGAGGACATCGCGAGGGCGGTGCTCTGGCTGGCTTCGGACGCGGCGGAGTGGATCACGGGAACGGACTTGCTGGTGGACGGCGGAACAAGAGTGCGCGCAGCGCACACGGCAACGCCGTACGCCGTGCACGAGCGCCTGC is drawn from Streptomyces liliifuscus and contains these coding sequences:
- a CDS encoding alpha-L-fucosidase, whose translation is MAVSRRLFVTAAASLVASSGTSLALASSASASTASASASASAEEPWYRIPVSPDDTPEELVRKASQVRPTERQIAWQALERTAFLHFGVNTFTGLEWGMGDEDPDLFQPVGLDTDQWARALRDGGFKLAILTVKHHDGFVLYQSRYTNHSVASSSWQGGQGDVLRSFADSMRRHGLKVGVYISPADENQYLHGVYANGSARSERTIPTRVPGDDRPDGPTFTLPATDYGAHMLDQLYEVLTEYGPVDEVWFDGAQGRIPPDKVEKYDWDSWYTLIRTLVPDATVAVSGPDVRWVGNEGGFARENEWSVVPVQEKDNGRMDFALSYDAPDMGGRDALVAAQPVADYLQWWPAEADVSIRDGWFYHADQQPKSVQQLTDIYFGSVGRNAVLLLNIPPDKQGLLPAADVTRLREFRERIDNELPEDLARGARVTTSPGTITVDLGRTREVNRIRLAEDIRHGQQVEGFVVEAHTGGAWKRVAGSGTLGASRILLLPTPVRARHWRVRVTQSRQRPHLAQFALYRSRT
- a CDS encoding MBL fold metallo-hydrolase; translated protein: MAARIEHLVTSGTFSLDGGTWDVDNNVWIVGDDSEAVVIDAAHDADAIAEALGDRTLRAIVCTHAHNDHIDAAPALAARTGAPILLHPDDLPLWKQTHPDRLPDGELTDGQQLSVAGVELTVLHTPGHAPGAVCLHAPELGTVFTGDTLFQGGPGATGRSFSHFPTIVESIRTRLLALPPETVVRTGHGDSTTVGAEAPHLQEWIDRGH
- a CDS encoding HD domain-containing protein, producing MELRSVEELMDLLHACRGSRNTAGHGGAPVDLHDHALQTAALLRRSRPADKELQVAGLVHVIGQLLRPGDVAGHADHAADTVRPLLGERVSRLVRLHRDGWEDDPVMEDVQTLRQADEASWASGLDAGVLEDWRTVLELVAARHARPRTVG
- a CDS encoding SDR family oxidoreductase → MTSSYGLQGRVAVVTGASRGIGLAVAEGLVAAGARVCVTGRGAEDVRRAAAGLGAVGIAGTVADPAHLRELAELAMDEFGRIDIVVNNAATNQPYGPLMDADPELWREAFTVNVEAPLRLVQYAWRAWMADHGGSVINICTEGATHVGPNVGAYSTTKAALLHMTRQLAGELAPRVRVNSVSPGLVRTEMARFVWEQAENDLAAGLPLGRIGEPEDIARAVLWLASDAAEWITGTDLLVDGGTRVRAAHTATPYAVHERLRSQAPGRDAS
- a CDS encoding family 20 glycosylhydrolase yields the protein MRTDARSTYPRRSRLVGVVAALLLLAAPVPAAQAAGGAEEAGPATPVTVPALSDWVPESGQYVYGRGTRLVADGRAERRVADTLADDLRAAGHGSVPVVSGGARTGDIVVDVAPKRAALDKEGLGKAGLGEEGYELRAGKRLSVTGATETGAFYGTRTILQLLAQGDRLPAGRTVDVPQYEERGVGVCACYIHITTDWLENLVRDMAYNKLNQLLLELKVKSDAHPEANTWGYYTKDEMRRLVALGEKYHVTIIPEINSPGHMDPWIENRPDLQLTDSDGNKQPSRLDITRPEAFAYYTSLMDEYAEVFKADSWHMGADEYMLGSDFAKYPQVLEYARAKYGANATPQDAFIDFVNRVHSYAAGKGKKLRIWNDGLTGANTVPVTAGTTVEHWLNVATKPSQLRAQGYPLMNAAYALYLVRGGFHSDTKGLYDQSWDPRSFEGEKLASREGITGAKISLWPDNGRGETENEVAVDTDPALRHIAQATWGTPHPDATYAQFTARAAAVGHAPGWRYLTRVPVADGTYTFRAGTATVTAEVKRTPDGYVTLRTANGCLEVRGGKLTLNVPLQPGVEVSRQTCATGNTLQRWQLAPAQDGYRLVNAITQMAVHVTDDGRLVQYPPDQQRPAVWQLTAG
- a CDS encoding LacI family DNA-binding transcriptional regulator, whose translation is MPAKRSPARRPTMKDIAQRAGVSESAVSFALNDRPGVSEITRDRVRRVAEQLGWRPSTAARQLSGEGAATVGLVLARPADTLGVDSFFLQLISGIQEVLAERHLGLLFQVVEDVDDECAVYRRWWAEHRVDGVLVVDPRTDDARPDLLDELGLPAVVIGGAPDARHPGLSTVWADDAGAMAAVVDELSALGHRRIVHIAGLPGLAHTERRIRTLRAEAERRGLAEVRSVTTDYSDAEGAAVTRRVLGGGVLRGAVQEGGTVEGSLAEGGSPPTALIYDNDVMAVAGVAAATELGFSVPGDVSVVAWEDSALCRMVKPWLSALSRDTVEFGRTAAKELTSLLDGGPARAVRVPVPRLISRESTGPCGA
- a CDS encoding amidase, whose translation is MTSWAGRTAAEIAAAVREKRVTPREVVAEHLARIELLDARVGAFRTLRATAALAEADEVAARADLAELPLAGVPVAVKDNLAVRGESTRNGTAASPDAPADEDHVTVARLRAAGAVVVGLTNCPELCVFGTTEGVYGTARNPWDTTRTAGGSSGGSAAAVAAGMVPIALGNDGMGSLRIPAANCGLIGLKPGHGVVPAGIGHGDWFGMSENGPLATTVEDARLMFSVLAGTRAETGAGTEGAAGVGPEAATGGVRAGESVTRTVAVSVRSPLVGVTVSRPYADAAREAGELLAGAGHRVRRADPPYPVWLGTTSLAHWTAGTAVDAEGLDPRRLARRTRVHAALGRRFVGSVRGGVRREQLRERFEPFFAEHEVLLTPALARRGPAAAEWHRRGWLRNVLVNTNYSPLTPPWNLTGWPAVAVPFGTLASGVPGAVQLVGRPGSEAVLLELAGQLEELRPWRRTAPLGGAGEGL
- a CDS encoding S-(hydroxymethyl)mycothiol dehydrogenase; translation: MAAQQVRGVIAPGKNEPVEIRTILIPDPGPGEAVVKVQACGVCHTDLHYKQGGISDDYPFLLGHEAAGVVEAVGEGVTDVAPGDFVVLNWRAVCGQCRACLRGRPWYCFNTHNAKQKMTLEDGTELSPALGIGAFAEKTLVAAGQCTKVDPSVSPAVAGLLGCGVMAGIGAAINTGNVGRGDSVAVIGCGGVGDAAIAGANLAGAARIIAVDIDDRKLEKARTMGATHTVNSKETDPVEAIRELTGGFGADVVIEAVGRPETYKQAFYARDLAGTVVLVGVPTPEMKLELPLLDVFGRGGALKSSWYGDCLPSRDFPMLIDLHQQGRLDLAAFVTETIELDAVEQAFDRMHQGDVLRSVVML
- a CDS encoding GNAT family N-acetyltransferase, encoding MLIREAAAGDWPRIWPFWHRIVAAAETYAWDPDTSEEDARALWMAQGKRVYVAEDATGAVVGSAYVTPNYGGPASHIANAGFMVDPAHSGRGIGRALANHILDSAKADGYRAMVFNAVVETNPALNLWLSLGFTIVGTIPDAYDHPTRGRVGLHVMHRAL